Proteins from a genomic interval of Methanofollis formosanus:
- a CDS encoding protease inhibitor I42 family protein, producing the protein MKYPVMTVALLILALALGAAGCMGAPDMVRVGEEENGSTVTVASGGRVVITLPYDTISGNQWRTDLSDGLVITDEQTMPGTQEWTVEPLSSGTFTFRAFLVGAWDPETKAEKQFVLTIRAV; encoded by the coding sequence ATGAAGTATCCGGTCATGACCGTCGCTCTCCTGATCCTTGCCCTCGCCCTCGGCGCCGCCGGGTGCATGGGGGCACCGGACATGGTCAGGGTCGGCGAAGAAGAGAACGGGAGCACGGTCACGGTCGCCTCGGGCGGGCGGGTGGTCATCACCCTCCCGTACGACACCATCTCAGGGAACCAGTGGCGGACCGACCTCAGCGACGGCCTCGTCATCACCGACGAACAGACCATGCCGGGGACACAGGAGTGGACGGTCGAGCCTCTCTCCTCCGGCACCTTCACCTTCAGGGCCTTCCTGGTCGGGGCATGGGATCCCGAGACGAAGGCGGAAAAACAGTTCGTGCTGACCATCAGGGCGGTCTGA